From the Candidatus Saccharimonadaceae bacterium ML1 genome, one window contains:
- the trpS gene encoding tryptophan--tRNA ligase produces MTKPVILTGVRANNDLHVGNYFGAILPIIDMARRRSAEYTVNLFIPDLHSFTTPIDHSQLFDSIMNNARVYTAAGLPLDDDAIQLYRQSYVPAHSELTIILNNFVGFGEMERMTQFKDRSRSNDRVSVGLFDYPVLMASDILLYNARYVPVGDDQTQHLEITRDIAERMNHKFGELFTVPEPVAKQHQFFGKDQGLRIKDLQNPAKKMSKSDETGKGVIFLNDTPAAARKKIMSAATDSLGRVHYDKEAQPGISNLLEILTLVRQANGRAVSLQQTIGEFTGLERYGEFKKIVADEMSEFLASFQARLAQVDDDTILRKLESSEITANQTANQTLLRVQKAIGLRR; encoded by the coding sequence ATGACTAAACCCGTTATTCTCACTGGCGTTCGCGCTAACAATGACTTGCACGTTGGCAATTATTTTGGTGCGATACTGCCGATTATCGATATGGCGCGGCGCCGTTCGGCTGAGTATACTGTTAATTTATTTATTCCAGACCTACATAGTTTTACGACGCCGATTGACCACAGCCAACTGTTTGATAGCATAATGAACAATGCACGTGTCTACACTGCAGCCGGTCTGCCGCTGGACGACGATGCAATTCAATTATATCGCCAAAGCTACGTGCCAGCGCATAGCGAATTGACGATTATTCTTAATAATTTTGTCGGTTTCGGCGAGATGGAGCGTATGACGCAGTTCAAAGATAGGTCTAGGTCAAATGACCGCGTGTCGGTCGGTTTGTTTGACTACCCCGTACTAATGGCGAGCGACATCTTGCTTTATAATGCCCGTTATGTGCCGGTCGGCGACGACCAAACGCAGCATTTGGAGATTACACGCGACATTGCCGAGCGTATGAACCATAAGTTCGGCGAATTGTTTACCGTGCCGGAGCCGGTCGCGAAACAACATCAATTTTTTGGCAAAGACCAGGGCTTGCGTATCAAAGACTTGCAAAATCCGGCTAAAAAGATGAGCAAATCAGACGAGACGGGCAAGGGCGTGATTTTCTTAAACGATACGCCGGCTGCTGCGCGTAAAAAAATCATGTCGGCGGCAACTGATTCGCTTGGGCGGGTGCATTACGATAAAGAGGCGCAGCCTGGTATCAGCAATTTGTTAGAAATTTTGACGCTTGTGCGCCAGGCAAACGGTCGTGCGGTCTCATTGCAGCAGACCATTGGCGAGTTCACTGGATTAGAGCGCTACGGCGAGTTCAAAAAGATTGTCGCAGATGAAATGTCAGAATTTCTTGCAAGCTTTCAAGCACGTTTGGCGCAGGTCGACGATGATACTATTTTGCGTAAACTTGAATCATCCGAAATCACCGCCAACCAAACCGCCAACCAAACACTTTTGCGCGTGCAAAAAGCCATCGGATTGAGGCGCTAA